CGCCGCGGCGTGCGCTGCTCCAGCCAGCGCACGAACATCGCCAGCACCAGGCACACCAGCAACACGTGAAGCGCATAGACCTCCACCTGGTTGGCCTGGGGCCACACCCACCAGTTGAGCCCCAGCACCAGCCCGCCCAGCACCCCCGCCGCCCCGCTGCCAGTGAGCGCGATCAGCATCCAGCACAGGAGCCCCCCGCCCGCCGCCGCTGACACCGCGCTGAAGAAGGCGATGCGGCGCGCCGGCTCGCCCAGGGGAAGCAGGTCGAATAGCTTGCCCACTATCAGGTACAGGGGATAACCCGTGGGGTGGGCGACGCCCATGGTGTGCACCGCGGTCGCCAGTTCGCCGGAATCGGGGTCGGTGATCGTGGGCGCGAGCGTCAGCCAGTAGCAGATGAGCAGCATCACCGCGACCGCGACCGGGAGGCCGACCCGCAGGGCCAACCGCCGCCGGCCGGGGGAGCCCCGGACACTGGCAGACAGCACGCGCAGGGATCTCACCCGCCTATTCTGCCACAGCCCTGCCCAGCCGGTCAATGGCGCACGAGGCGCGGGTGACCCCGGAGAAATGCTACGGCTGCGCGCCGCCGACTAGACGCTCCTGGCGGCCGGCGACGGCGCCGGGGGGCGCGGGCTTCTCGCGGAAGCGCGCGGTGAGGCGGAAGGGGACGTCGGAGAGTTCGCCCAGATGGTGAGGGCAGACGGCGATCCACTCGCCGGGGAAGTAGACGATGGGGCGGGCGGGGACATAGTGGTTGGCCTCGCCCCCGGCGGCGGCGGCGTTGATGGTGATCTGGTACCCCCCGTCGAGGGTGACGCGGCCAATGCTGCCGCCGCAGATGGCGTGAGGCGCGGCGTGGCACCAGAACACGAACTCGTCGAGCAGCACCACCTTGCCTGCGGGCACCTCGTAGACGGGATAGGTGTCCCCACGCCGCGGCAGGTGCACCGAGACCTCCGCGTACCAGGTGAGGTCCACGCCCTCGCCTTCCTCGTCCAGGAGCGGGTAGCGATAGAGGGTCAGATCGCGCGTAAGGGAGCGGTTGAACTCCAGGTCTGGGGTCAGCATGAGGTCTCCTTCTCGACTGCCGTCTATCCCGTCGGCGCCGGGGCGGGCAGCTCGGCATTGATCTTGCCGGCCAGCGCCTGCCAGTCGCCGCGCAAGATGCCAATGCGGCCGCGGATGGTCGCGGTCTTCTCGGGTTCGATGAGCTCAGCGACGAGCGGGACAAGATGCATGCATGCGTTCCCGGGGAAGGGCCCGATATGGCGACAGGGCGCATCCCACGCCTGGAAAAAGAGCAAGCTTCCATCCGCAGACCGCGCGGCGCAGGCGTGGGCGTCGGTGCGAGGGCTGAGAGTCCACTCGTACTCTCCCACCGCGTCGGCATCGGGGTGAGCAGGGCACGGATGCATGGCGACCCAGCCTTCGGCGGTGAGGGCCTTCAGGCCGTGGGGGGTCACCTTCTCGTACCAGTAGCGGCCCTGCAGGCCGCGGTCGAGCGGGACCGAGGGGATGAAGTCGCGATTGCACCACCCGGGCGCGCCCGGCAGGTGATTGACCGCCGCGCAGAAGTCGGCAGTCACGCTCGACAGCACCCGCGGCGAGGTGTTGATGAACTCGATATCAACCCGGATCTCGGCCTCGCCGCACTCGATACCGACCACCACGCGCACCAGTGGCGACGGCGCGAACTCGCCCCGCGCGCCGGCAAGCGTGAACGCCCATTCGCCGGGAACCGTATGGCTCGGTGCCACCAGCGTCGAGCCTGCGGAAACGATCCTCTCCGGCAGGAGCACGCGAAACGCTGGCGCCGCCCGCTTGCCGAGAACAAGGTCGAAATCGGAGCATCCCGGGGTCTGCTGGATGAGCTTCATCGCCTCCCTCGCCACGGCGCACGACTGCGCTCGCCGATGCGTCATCGTACTGCGCCCATGCGCCCCCGTCAAGCGGCTCCGCCCCGGGGAGTGTAACCGCAACAAGCGGGGATGCGCTCCGCTGAACGTGGAACCCCGACTGGTCGGGGGCACTACCCGCCGGCATAGCCGCCGGCGTGTCCTCGCTGCTGCCGTCGAGAGGGTTACAGGTGTCGCGCAAGCGGTGTCCGAGGCGGGTGCGACCTGCACCAGGAGCTCCAAGCTCCCCCATGCCCCGGAGGCCATGGCAGCTTGTCATCGCCGTGACGGGTGCAGGACGTTCCGGGCCCGCGAGTCGAAGAGAAGGGAGCGGGGAGGTGGTTGGCGATGAGCGCGGTTGAGATAGTGCTGGCAGCGGGGCTGGCGGTGGTGATCGTGCTGTTGGTGGTTCTCCTCGGGCGGCTGCGCGGGAATGGCCCGGCCGAGCTGTCGTGGCTGCGGCAGAGCATCGCGGACCACGGCGAATCGCTGGCGCAAATCCGCGAGCGCCTGGCGGCCTCCAGTCAAGTGAGCGGGGACCTGCAGTCGGGCCTGGGCCAGGCGCGCGCGCTACTGGAGCGCATGACGGCGCAAGATGAAACCGACCGGCGCGCCCGAGAGCGGGCCCAGGAGACGGTGAGTCGCATCCAGGCGACCCTCATCGGGAGCTACGCCAAGGGGCGCGCGGGCGAGAACGTGGTGGCGGAGGCGCTGGCGTGCTTTCCCGCGGAGATGCTCCAGCGCGACGTGGCGCTGGGGGGCAAGCGGGTGGAGTTCGCGCTGGTGATGGGTGACGGGCGGCTGCTGCCGATTGACTCCAAGTGGCCGTCCACGGACTTGCTCGAACGCCTGGCGCAAGCGGAGGATCCGGAGGCGCAGCGGCAGTTGAACGATGAAATCGAGGCCCAGGTCGTGAAGCGCGTGCGCGAAGTGGCGGGGTACATAGACGCCGAACGGACTCTGCCGTGGGCGGTGGCGGCGGTGCCCGAGGCGGTTTTCGCGGCCTGTCGGCGCGCCCATGCCCAGGCCCACGAGCGGGGGGTCATCGTGGTGCCCTATGGCCTGCTCGTGCCCTACCTGCTGACCGTGTATCATTTGCATCTGCGCTATGCAACCGGGGCCGATGCGGCGCAGACCCAGGCGCGCTTGGTGGAGATGGCGCGCCTGCTCGACAACCTGGAGCGCACCCTCGAAGGCAAGCTCTATCGCGCGAACACCATGCTTGCCAACGCCTGCAGCGAGTGCGGCCAGTTCGTCGCCGCCATGCGCACGTCGCTCAGCGGGGCGCTTGCGGCCGCGGGTGACACCGAGGACGCGGCGCGGCCGCCCGGCACCACCGAGGACCCGTGAGAGCCTGTCGTCACAGGAGGCTTGCCTTGTTCGAGAATCCCTTCCGTTGTCGCGGCAACTGGTATCGCGCCAACCTTCACGCCCACACTACCGACACCGACGGCGACCTTGCTCCCGCCGACACCGCCGAGTTCTACCGGCGCGCCGGGTATCACATTCTCGCCATCACCGACCACTGGCTGGTCACCGAGTTCGCGTCGGAGCGCGACGACTTCCTGGTCATTCCCGGCGCCGAGCTGGGCGGCGATCGTGCCCGGCAAGGCGCCGGCTATCACGTGGTCGGGCTTGACCTGCACGCGCGCGGCCGGCTGGCGCGCCCGGCGGTTCCGACCGCGCAGGAGCTGGTGGACATCATCCGCGCCGACGGCGGCGAGGCGATCATCGCCCACCCCTACTGGTCGGGGCTGGCGGCCGAGGAAATAGCGGCGCTGGCGGGCTGCCTGGCGATCGAGGTTTACAACACGAGCTGCGACCTCGAGAACGCGCGCGGCTGCAGCGCGACGCACTGGGATGACCTACTCAGCCTCGGCCACGACCTGGGCGCGCTCGCGGTGGACGACGGGCACCACAGCGCGGTGGATCACGGCCGGGCGTGGATCATGATCCGCGCCGAGAGCCTGACGGTGGAGGCGGTGATGGAGGCGCTGCGTCGCGGGCGCTATTACGCCTCCACCGGGCCGGAGATCCGCGACCTGCGCATCGGCGACGATCGCATTCGCGTTACGACCTCGCCGGTGCAATCAATCGCCATGGTTTCCGCCCCCACCATAGGCGCGCGGGCGTTCGGCCGCCGTGGCCAGGACCTTACGCGGGCGGAGTTCCCACTGCCGGCCGCGCGCTACTGCCGCATTCAGGCCATGACCCGCGACGGGAAGACAGCCTGGTCCCACCCGGTGCTGCTGGTAGGCCCGCCCTGAGCCGATGGCGGCGATGCGACGCGCGCTTCTTCGATGCCACGATCGGGATGCGGGGTCGAGCGATGTGCTCCCGTTGATATTGACCGGAGTGGGGGCGCTTGCTATAATCCGCACACAGACGATCGGGGAAAGGAGAATGGTTTCTATGAGCATGCGAAGCGGCGAGTTCGTGGGAGGCCTGCTGTTGGGTGCGCTGGTCGGCGCCGCTCTGGGGTTGCTGTTCGCGCCGGAGGCGGGTGAGAAGATGCGCAGCCGCATCAAGGACCGCGCGGGCGATCTCAAGGAGCGGGCTGCTCGCAGCGGCTCCGAGTGGTGCGAGAAAAGCAAGGAAGTGCTGCGCGAGAAGAAAGAGCAGATCGCGACGCGCCTGCGTGGTCGCGGCGAGGAGGAAGAGGCCTGAGCCCGACCGCGATGGCCTCATAGCCCGCGCCGCCCGGTGCTTTGTGGAGGGCAAGCTTCTTCGAGGGTGCGACCGTTTCTCGTTGGGATGGCTGGGCGCACACCCGGGCGCGACTACGTAGTAGGGGCAAGGCATGCCTTGCCCCTACATCCGCGCGGTTTCCAGGTTTATCCGCCGTGGCGGACCACGCGCCCAGGGTGATCCCGACCCTCCAGAGGCGGGGAAACCTTTCGCGGTCATACCCTTGTTCGGCTTCGCGTTACGCTCGCGCTTGAGGCTGCGCTCAGCATGACATCCCAGCGGTTCATGCATGACTGTGCTTCACGTGTCGCCACCGCCACCCGCTGCGTTGATGAGGAGTTCCCGATGAGCACGGTGGACATCTCGCCCTCCAGAGCGGAGGAGTTCGACCAGATACTGGTGCTGCTGCATCAGCTGTGGCCGGATTGGCGCGCTGACGAGGAACGCGTGCGCCGAGCATTCCTGAAGGGCATCCGCTCGCGGGCCCAGGTCTATCTGTCGGCGCGCGTTGACGGCGAGGTCATCGGGTTCGCTTCCCTGACGATCAAGAACAGCCTGTGGCTGGATGGAGGCCCTGCCCATACTGATGAGATGATCGTGCACGAGGACTTCCGTGGGCAGGGCGTGGGCAGCCTGCTGCTAGAGGAACTGGTCAAGGTCGCCAAGCGACACTCGTGCACATGCATCGAACTCGACTCCGGCTTCCACCGAACGCAGGCCCACGAGTTCTACCGATCGCGGGGCTTTGAGAGTCGCGGCCTCGTGTTCTCGAAGGGGTTGTGAACGTCGCCTGCCCCCTGCGTCGAAGCGCACATCCTCGATGCCGCGCAAGGAGACTTATGTGGCCGCGACATCACGCTCGACGTCATGTCCCGCCTACGCGATGAACGGGCATTTCCCAGCAGCGAGGAGCTGGCGGAGCAGATTCAACTAGACATCGCCCAGGCGCGGGAAACGCTGTCGCGCCGCTGATCCGCCGCGCCGCTACCGGCCCGCCGGCGCTGTCGGTGGGCATCGGCGCGGTCGAGGTGGTGTCAAAGATGCTGCTCTACTACCTCCACGAGCGCACATGGGGGGCGTATCACGTGGGGGCGGCTGAATCATCCCCCGTCAGGGCTGCCGGTCACGCGCGAGCTAACCCCCGATGACAAGTAGGAAATCCGCTGGCGCCTCGATGACCTGGGATACCTCTGACGGGCGTCCGCGTGTGGCTGTCTGTCACCCATCCAGCAGCGCGCAGTAGCGCGAATAGGCCTCGTCCCAGCCGGCGGGAGAACCCGGTTCATAGGTTTCGGTGGGGAAGCTGGCGGCGATGATCTCGCGCGCCTGCGGCAGCGAGCCGACCGCGCCGGCGGCGATGGCCTGGATCATGATGTTGCCGATGGCGGTGGCCTCCACCGGGCCGGCGATCACGGGGCGCTGCATGGCGTCGGCGGCGAGCTGGCTCAAGAGCCGGTTCCGCGCCCCCCCGCCGACGATGTGCACGCGCGCGATGCGCCGCCGCAGCATCTTCTCCAGGCATGCCAGCACCCAGCGGTACTTGAGCGCCAGGCTCTCCAGAATGCAGCGCACCACTGCGCCCACGTCCGACGGCTCGGGCTGGCCGGTGTCGCGGCAGAAGCGGCGGATGCGCGCCGGCATGTCGCCCGGGGCCAGGAACGACGGATGATCCGGCTCGATCACGGACCTCAACGGCTTGGCGGCGCTGGCGCGGGCGGCCAGTTCATCATAGCTCAGGGGCGCGCCCTCGCGCTCCCAGGTGCGGCGGCTCTCCTGCACCAGCCACAGCCCGCCGATGTTCTTGAGCAGCCGGAAAGTCCCCGCGACCCCGCCCTCGTTGGTGAAGTTATAGTCGAGCGCCGCGTCGGTGATGACGGGCGCTTTCGTCTCCACCCCCATCAGCGACCACGTGCCCGAGCTGATGTAGCACCAGTCGTCACCCACCGCCGGCACCGCCGACACCGCCGCGCCGGTGTCGTGGCCGGCAGGCGCGATAAC
The window above is part of the Armatimonadota bacterium genome. Proteins encoded here:
- a CDS encoding DUF2723 domain-containing protein — its product is MRSLRVLSASVRGSPGRRRLALRVGLPVAVAVMLLICYWLTLAPTITDPDSGELATAVHTMGVAHPTGYPLYLIVGKLFDLLPLGEPARRIAFFSAVSAAAGGGLLCWMLIALTGSGAAGVLGGLVLGLNWWVWPQANQVEVYALHVLLVCLVLAMFVRWLEQRTPRR
- the rmuC gene encoding DNA recombination protein RmuC translates to MSAVEIVLAAGLAVVIVLLVVLLGRLRGNGPAELSWLRQSIADHGESLAQIRERLAASSQVSGDLQSGLGQARALLERMTAQDETDRRARERAQETVSRIQATLIGSYAKGRAGENVVAEALACFPAEMLQRDVALGGKRVEFALVMGDGRLLPIDSKWPSTDLLERLAQAEDPEAQRQLNDEIEAQVVKRVREVAGYIDAERTLPWAVAAVPEAVFAACRRAHAQAHERGVIVVPYGLLVPYLLTVYHLHLRYATGADAAQTQARLVEMARLLDNLERTLEGKLYRANTMLANACSECGQFVAAMRTSLSGALAAAGDTEDAARPPGTTEDP
- a CDS encoding CehA/McbA family metallohydrolase; this translates as MFENPFRCRGNWYRANLHAHTTDTDGDLAPADTAEFYRRAGYHILAITDHWLVTEFASERDDFLVIPGAELGGDRARQGAGYHVVGLDLHARGRLARPAVPTAQELVDIIRADGGEAIIAHPYWSGLAAEEIAALAGCLAIEVYNTSCDLENARGCSATHWDDLLSLGHDLGALAVDDGHHSAVDHGRAWIMIRAESLTVEAVMEALRRGRYYASTGPEIRDLRIGDDRIRVTTSPVQSIAMVSAPTIGARAFGRRGQDLTRAEFPLPAARYCRIQAMTRDGKTAWSHPVLLVGPP
- a CDS encoding YtxH domain-containing protein, whose translation is MSMRSGEFVGGLLLGALVGAALGLLFAPEAGEKMRSRIKDRAGDLKERAARSGSEWCEKSKEVLREKKEQIATRLRGRGEEEEA
- a CDS encoding GNAT family N-acetyltransferase; translation: MTSQRFMHDCASRVATATRCVDEEFPMSTVDISPSRAEEFDQILVLLHQLWPDWRADEERVRRAFLKGIRSRAQVYLSARVDGEVIGFASLTIKNSLWLDGGPAHTDEMIVHEDFRGQGVGSLLLEELVKVAKRHSCTCIELDSGFHRTQAHEFYRSRGFESRGLVFSKGL
- a CDS encoding FGGY-family carbohydrate kinase, producing the protein MAQSESRSAGERFLALDLGAESGRGVLGTLDGGKLQLREIGRFPNGPVNLLGSLHWDALGIFHHLKHLLGACAQEGEALAGIGVDTWGVDFALLDGDGELLGNPYHYRDARTQGMFEAAFSLVPRAEVFQRTGIQFMEINTLYQLLAMARAHSPALAAARRLLMMPDLLHYWLTGEQAGEFTIATTSQCYDPRAGDWARAMLERMGLPTAILPRIIPPGTVLGPLHKSVAEETGARGTVIAPAGHDTGAAVSAVPAVGDDWCYISSGTWSLMGVETKAPVITDAALDYNFTNEGGVAGTFRLLKNIGGLWLVQESRRTWEREGAPLSYDELAARASAAKPLRSVIEPDHPSFLAPGDMPARIRRFCRDTGQPEPSDVGAVVRCILESLALKYRWVLACLEKMLRRRIARVHIVGGGARNRLLSQLAADAMQRPVIAGPVEATAIGNIMIQAIAAGAVGSLPQAREIIAASFPTETYEPGSPAGWDEAYSRYCALLDG